One Rhinoraja longicauda isolate Sanriku21f chromosome 21, sRhiLon1.1, whole genome shotgun sequence genomic region harbors:
- the tnfrsf13b gene encoding tumor necrosis factor receptor superfamily member 13B: protein MNSCSIDEFWDDLLQCCNKCAYCGRNWNCKSSCEIWKCNNAAGSYWDKLLRKCITCADVCGQHPQQCSEICNEIASSNQDAPVGVKNCLSHEDHFHILIFVFMAASLCIVTCLLLILVIYTVKKKNDTADSSHKTGLSLEDGANSSSDRLLQRGVEKDDQNQSISSDPSETCSYCFSEQRIGGKGRKLPTNVATSRQCIQQPPALDTRALPSETIPQHKPFQIICSPSQPSTKEIGSFLEKCHMKY from the exons ATGAATAGCTGTTCAATTGATGAATTCTGGGATGACCTCCTACAATGCTGCAACAAATGTGCGTACTGTGGGCGAAACTGGAACTGCAAGTCCTCCTGTG AGATTTGGAAATGTAATAACGCTGCTGGATCTTATTGGGACAAACTCTTACGCAAATGTATCACGTGTGCAGATGTGTGCGGCCAACACCCTCAACAATGCTCAGAAATTTGCAATG aaatcgcAAGCTCAAATCAAGATGCCCCAGTTGGTGTCAAAAACTGCCTATCCCACGAAGATCATTTCCACATCCTCATCTTCGTCTTCATGGCAGCAAGTCTATGCATTGTTACATGTTTACTTCTGATACTGGTGATTTACACagtcaaaaagaaaaatgacACCGCTGATTCCAGCCACAAGACTGGTCTGTCTTTAGAAG ATGGCGCCAACTCCTCTTCAGACAGACTGCTGCAACGAGGCGTTGAAAAAGACGACCAGAATCAAAGTATATCCTCTGATCCGTCGGAAACTTGCAGCTACTGCTTCTCGGAGCAGAGGATCGGCGGGAAAGGCCGAAAGCTGCCGACAAACGTCGCCACATCCCGCCAGTGCATCCAGCAACCACCTGCCCTTGACACACGGGCTCTACCCTCTGAGACCATTCCCCAACACAAGCCGTTCCAGATCATCTGTTCTCCCTCGCAACCCAGCACTAAAGAAATAGGGAGCTTCCTGGAGAAATGCCATATGAAGTACTGA